The genomic window aatttcctgtgggcctactggcaggattggctcaggaccaataggtcgtatcgttgctgcttctctggccaggctgtccgcctgctcgtttccctcgactcccctgtggccaggaacccaggccagcagtagttcattgtgtgctcctagttgattcagcttttccacgcactcaaggactagtgctgattttatttcaaatgcagagatggccttgagggcggcctggctgtcactgagtatggcaattttctcattggagtatttccgctgaaggttcaggtccgtgcactggcttatggcgaatacctccgcttgaaaactgctcgggtatgctcccaggggtattgatatcctggctctgggtccaacgactccagatccaatcccctctggggtctttgacccatcggtataccatactatactgtgtagctgctgaatgctctcaattctgttttcttcccacgtacccttgtcctccagttctactttatatcttttctcatatactatctgcctgaggatgtcatccctcgggagttgagagattgggatcttctctctcaattcctccatgttccggaacgctatgactttacctttgcccgagccctccttgacgatattaaggagggctcgcttggctgactgctctatcgatatatgcagcggggttagatcgaggatagccccccagcgggttaggagatcagaatatacccgcggtaggtatgcctgtcgtaagaggcgactaaaatacgagattgaaggggctgtgtagcgcaacccttcaggttgccagcgcaatatatagcttctccaaacccaattgtcaacctcacctatccgcggcgaatcctgtttcactaacagacgaggctctggcgaccccaagctcctcatggaacttgggggtggggagggagggaatggcatgaaggtttaatgtggccacataaatcgttcccgagatggtcgggctagcaccttaatggtgctatggtaccggagcgtaccggatctgtatccggaaaaggaccatcacatcgataacactccccaaagccttcggggagcaaccttatcgctacaacaacaacaacaacatcgaggatagcttccagcgctgttgtggggcatgtgcgcatggctcccgtgatgcacacacatgccagttgctgaagttttgacagcgcttgcctcggcgtcgcccgagttgttctcgatgcccgggctattgagccatatgttatcataggtttggatgtataccatgacatccatcttagcacgtgtgggctgcagccccatgatttgcctgctagacgtttgcataccatgatggacctcgtggccctagtcttcatggagtcgaagtgttgtttccataagagcttggtgtcaaaagtgaTCCCCAAGTACTTCactgcggttccatattctagttccacgccatctattgttattgctctcagggctggtaggacccttcttctggtgaaggagatgatggttgtcttagatgggttgatgttaagacccacattggcgcaccattcccttgtaatgttcaatgctctttgtattatgtcacagagcgtactctcgaatttaccccttgcaattatgacgatgtcgtcagcatatccttggcatcttatgccactgtctgatagcttttgcaggagttcatccactactaggctccacaaaagGGGTGACAGGACACCTCCTTGGGAGCACCCTCTCGTTgtaataaccttaactgcgctgctgcctacttgagcttcagcgattcttgtgcggagtagattaTCAATCCATTTCTGGATTGGCaccagtgctatgtttacgctttcgtgagatgtgttgtcaaaggcaccttctatatcaaggaaagcgcaaagcactgtttcccctgtttcgaacgccctctgtattcagatgttaactggtacagagctgtgtccgtggacctacccgctctgtaggcatgctggctataatgtaggggccagcttttgagggcgttcgacctgatttcttggtctattatcttttccattgccttcaagacaaaggagattagacttattggtctgaaggactttgcttgtgaatagtcctttttaTGATAACTActcttgctcttctccacatcgtgggtatatatcccagtgccaggctatctctcatgatcctggcgagatgtgggatgatctgtgtcccttgctgcatcagcgccgggtagatgccatccatccccggagatttgtatttctcaaaagattccactgcccatctgactctggcctcacagAAGAGGGAGTTGGCTAGTTGCCAGTCCGATGGGGTTGGTCTAACTCTGGGAAATACAGCTTCCGGTACTTGCGGGGAGTCCTCAGGAAAATGCGCTTGTAGCAAGGCCTTCGCTCGCTCTTCCACCGTTTcagtataggtaccgtctgggagcTTAATTGCTAGGTTTGTCtgtctctgctctttggctagggccttgtgtagccttgccgctgcaggcgtgctggaaattccctcacagaaatttctaaaactttccctttttgcttttcttatctccttattgtacttagttagattctgggtgtattcctcccagttgccggttctccttgcctcgttaaagagtttcctgactttacTCCTTAGCAACGTCGGGTCATAAGACCACCAGagggttgccttcttacccttaatCAAGGAGACACGGCAACTGGAGttataggcatctatcattatttgATTTGCCCTTTCCATCCTGCTCTCTAACTCGGTACAATTGGTACCTCTGCCTTTACTCTTAAGGCTATCTATGTTAGCTTCTATAATACTTTTGTAGCtgtcccagtctgttttcctgggatttcttctaGGGTTGGTTTGCCCCGATACAgcgcccagctcaaaccttatgattctGTGGTCCGAAAGGGGGGTTCTTCTGAGACCCTCCATTTCgcgatcatattctcagttaggttgttgccgagcgttatatcaaggacttctgccctagctctcgtaacaaacgtcggtttactcccgacgttgtatatacttaaatcattgctggctatatattctagcaaacactcacccctttggttggtatcactgctgccccattccgtattgtgggagttagcatcgcttcctatgattagaggaagtttcgctcttctgcagtgagCTACCAGCTTCTGTACGTTATCTGGGGGGACCATGTTGTCGTCCCCCGGGAAATAGGCTCCCCGAGGACAAACggaacattaaaaaatttaaccaaatacataaatgtacagtcatgtacataTAATCATATTTCACTTAAACTGGCTACAGTATAAAATGAACTATCTatactaaaataaaacaacataaaaattaaaGGTGTGAGCTAAAAGGATTGGACTATTTACAAGGACATACATAtgttttaaatcaaatttaagtaattatatataccaaatttgacATTAATTCTTGGATAAGACAAATTACCGGATTATACATAACGCCACCGTGGATCAACGGAACAAAAAACGGGACttctacatatatgtaatactgaatcatacaaccataaagtgatttttgaggaaaaaatttaaacaaaagaaattGGACAAAAATATCAActtaaattgaaaataaacaaaaatttaaactattgTGATTTTGAAGATttgaaaaaatatcaacaaattaaAGACCTTTACCAAATTAAATTggacataaatacaaatttaaaaaataacaaacatacatataactGCACCGAGGACATATAACGGGATAGAAAATATCCTCATATTTcaatgtacagtcatgtacactTGACTAGAgtgaatataaaaaataattaaaataatttaatggATAATTAACAACTTAGgacaaattgaatataacctggcgtggtgccatgaaaAAACCGAACCAAATTGaaaataacctggcgtggtgccattttaaATACCAGTTTACAAAGCAGggataattaaatacaaatagcaagctgctacacatggttctggccagttggtattaccattgtgtactagtGGAGCCAAAATTACTTACAAAGAAAGTTAAATCCAGAAAGTTAATCCAGAAATTAATCATTTTATGCattggacaataacctggaactgggactttcaaggataagaaggtcctcctccatgcaatcaaatctcgaaaaaaaaagtgattggatcacctgatttgtaattgactatcgctgtctcattctgtatctcttcctatcacccgctgaagatatgcgGCCCTATGCGCCGTCATATTGAACacactgtcaaaacgctaaaaagttgccatattgaacatcctgtcatgCAGTTGACaaataagataacacactttgtTTCATTCACAATGGCATTTAATTATGATCCCCAAACCGGTCTTCGaaccacccagggttatttttttaaagaaaggTATTGTGTGCAAAacaaactatggatcgggccccatattcggaccctctcgggatccttttatggtttttttgtaaatattgtgacgaatattaatatcactaagcgatactaccatcgataagccgatactaagcagtatgtacgtaaacaaatcaatcatctacacacatacatacaaggcaacggagagatactcataaacacatgtaagcatcagccgaagtagtgcaCATATCCACACACATATGCcaatgcgagaggctataaactccAAATACACAAGTATCTAGAAAGAGAAACGTTTAGACATTTGGaaaaatatgcggacaaggcaacagagagtataaaagcagagcaagctgagtagtcagaaatcagtttgatttaaacacgctatcaggtgcgaagtgaagtttaattgtgagaTATAATTGTACTATACCCTAAGTAGACTAATGCAGCCTATTTTGCTATACAGAATTTTGGAGTGATTtattaacagtttagcgatacgaacgtaagcagaatgttgcaaataagcagaatatgccaaaaatcgttacaatatctttcgacagaaatacaatttttaattttcgctttcgtatTCTAAAAATGGTGGTCGAAATTCAGCTTTTAATACCTCTTatgataaattttgataaaaattagtgGTGCACCgacttgtaaaacgttaccgaaattGATGTGATTGAGCAGCGTACATTTGGCAAAGAAACAATTCAtatatggaaataaaaaaaaataatttaaaaattttttcaagtgtaaaaatatttcaaacaaaCTTAAAAACGAGCATACCGTCACCCTGTAATTAATGTCACCACACGATGTATTAATTTAGCAAGAAAGTTAACAAAAACTTCGATTTTGTACGCGTTCTGTACGATCCTTGCTAAATTAAAAATTTCGGGTAAGAAAATGTCTGTTGTAATAGAAACCACAATAGGCGACATTACTGTTGATCTATTTGTTGATGAACGACCAATTTCGTGCCTCAATTTTATTAAACTGTGCAAAATTAAGTACTACAACTTCAATCTTTTCCATACAATTGAGCGCGGGTTCATTGCACAAACAGGCGATCCTACGGGTGCAGGCAATGGTGGCAGTTCCATTTGGGGTGAACTGGATGGCGTATCAAAACGTTTCTTCGAAAGCGAAACTATGCCGAAAATTTATCACGCCTCTGCTGGGCTTTTATCATTGGTCTCGGCTGGTAAAAATTTAGTAGgatcgcaatttttttttacattagcgCCAAACTTAACATCATTAGATGGTGCGCATTGCGTTATTGGAGAAGTTGTAGAAGGTAAtatgatttttatttaaaatatatgggGTGGCTTATTACATATTTCTTCTAGGCCATGACACGTTACGAAAGTTAAATGAAGCTATTGTGGATGAAAACTTTCGCCCTTATCAAGATATTCGCATAACGCATACCGTTGTATTGGAAGATCCGTTTCCAGATCCGCGCAATTTGAAATTACCAAGTCGCTCACCATCACCCACACCTCAACGGCTACAAAATGGTCGTATTGCAGCCGATGAAGATATTGATGATACGGATGGTAAGACAGCGCAAGAGTTACAGGAAATGCTTGCCGATCGTGAAGCAAAGGCACGTGCTACAATACTTGAAATTGTTGGAGATTTACCTGATGCTGAAATGGCACCACCAGAAAATGTATTATTCGTTTGTAAATTGAATCCAGTCACAACCGATGATGATTTAGAAATCATATTTAGTCGTTTTGGTAAAGTAAAGAATTGCGAAGTTATAAGAGATAGAAAAACGGGAGACTCCTTGCAATATGCTTTTGTTGAATTTGAAGATCAGAAGGCATGCGAAGCAGCGTATTTTAAAATGGATAATGTTCTAATTGATGATCGACGTATACATGTGGACTTTTCTCAATCAGTTGCTAAAGTAAAATGGCGGGGAAAAGGACGAGGTGTAGAAGGTTCACTTACGAACAGTGAGTTTGATAACTTACAAGAAGCTGACAGAAAACAAAAAAGGGAAGGAGACAACGAACGTTATAAACGCAAACCAGAGCAGCGTATGAAACACATTAGCTCAACAGAACGTCGTTTGGCTCGAGAGGAACGTCACCGTGAACAACGTGAAAAGAAATATGAACGTAAGGAACAAGACATATGTAATCGAGATCAGGGTTCTTCTAGTTATGACAGTAAACGAGTAAGAAATGAACGGTATACAGATGAACGTAAATTTACACGATCCCCTGATCGTCATAGACAATCACGTAGTCATAGTTTAGAACGTTCAAAGAAATATTCTTCTGAATGGCGACGATCGCCTGATCGTCATAGAAAATCACGTAGTCGTAGTGTAGACCTATCAAAAAAGTTATCTCAGGATAGGGAACGACGCAACAGGCCTGACCAATCTAGAGAAAGAAAGCAGCATAAAAGCAATAACAGCTACAAGGAAAAGAAAACTGAAAGAAGTTCGAGCATGAAGAGAGAAAACTCTAAATCGAAACGCACTAAAAAGGCAAGCGCGTACAGTAGTGATGACAGCGATAGCTCTGGCAGCGATGCGGATAGTGATTCGTCAAGCACAGAGAGTAGCAGCTCTAGTGTTTCATCCTCCAATGAAAAGCGACGGCAGAAGCGTAAACATAAAGtagtaaagaagaaaaaaagtgaAAGAAAGTCACACAAGAGTGAAAGAAACCGAAGGAAATAAAGTACATTTTAAGTATTCAACTGACTGTTTATGAATGATGCTAGCTTCTTTTATGGCAATATGAAGGTTTTAAATTTACTTAGGATTAACGCTTGCAGCAGTTTTTCCTTCACTACATCCGCCAGTGGCTTTACCTTTATAATGGCGTGGTGTCGCATGTTCGAATATAGCGTTCGAGTTAAATGGAACATTATCCAAACGCGTAGTTTCCTCTGTTAAGCGCAATCCTAATTATTGATAACCATTGAAAAAATATTCGAAATTGTATATAAATTTTCACTTACGGTATATGCCTTCCttttcttgtacagcttgaataACATTAGTACGCAATTCCTTGTTGACGTCCTGCGCCAATTGTATcagctatatatgtatatgttagtTTATTATTGTTATGCAAATTTTGTTAGCAACTAACTAATGCAGATACCTTTTTTATTTCATCTTCATTTCTTTCATTTCTGTTTTTTCGAAagttattatttatttctttacgGCCAGCTTCCAATGTTTGTCTATCGCCTTGAAAGACTATCTGCCTCGTACGATGTAAggttttaaatacttttaaaacCTGTTGGCAGCTATTTATTTAGCGAAATTCATTAAGAAAACCAATTTATTTTTACATACCTCTCGGCGAAGGTGCGACATCTTGATtaattaacataaaatttttatttttgcatttagttaaatttagagttGGTGCTAGAAATTATTTACTTTAAGTTGCCTAACAtgaccatagtgtacctataccaagtgtgttcactaagcgataaacgtcaaaactacaaacagcctcgctcacctgatggaaatctcaggtctagagtcgcatttttagtctcaacgacaacatttttgactaccaatcgtatggactttttcaatttttcaatcattcggagcattcggtaatggtatccattttgaattcgctgtcattccgaatccagcgagtgcctgtcagaatgcttgacagataagtcaacacacttgtacttgtacactatgaacaTGACAAGATCAGCTGACGACATAGGGTAtaccatgatgtaataataaaggtgatttCAACAACATAGCCTCACTTTTTGACAGCTATAATTGTGATAGTGTACCTAGAGAAGTGtatcaactaagcgataaacgtcaaaactactaacatcctcgctcacctgatgcaaatctcaggtctagagttgcatttttggtacgtaagagtacttcaagatgagttgcatttgatagtttaataaaactttgtagtatttacagatgaaatagttgcatatatttccgcgaaaATAAGAATACTTGAAGATTTGTAGCCTGTAATAATGCGGAAAcacacggaaagcaaaatttatttaaattagggtcaaaatataaagcgccacacgtgtaacatggaaaaatttcacttctaaggctgtttacacaaatgcataacatccctgcaaaaacgctccacgtcattttactagtcattttacggtcattgtgactttctacagcggttatattcatagtcacgtttgcattggcgtgatgaacttttgtgaccaaattttccgtttcgttcctattaatgtgatcgtgcattccgctcccacttataggatgtgagcatagcactgtgctgctcatacacgtcacaatgctcgtcaattggcggtcatttttccgtcatttcactctacattttcgagccatttgacaatcaattttactgcggttttaccatttatataaccgccatataacgtgaattttacctgcagatttactttacctggagcagccatatgaataaaatatgaaccaaaaaaattgaattttcatttattattttcaatattattatatatgtacatgaaattggaacttatattaatccagttcatataaaacagaagaactttaataataaataaactcgcttaattggtttttgttttccaattaaaatctcttctaagcgagcaaaaaaataatattaagctttagaaaaaactccaattatttgaataatctacaacttaaagcttagtagaaattcagatcaagaatattcaaaggtgtcgtggaatccgattgctctcGTAATTGAAGAagttaaaaatgtacgactattaattgagtcagacttattattgttctaaatctaatcattcaagcaataattctacaacccttagcaggagtattgattggtttcaaatctaattccgacagcaatcgtatcatcccttattatatatgtacgtgatattgcaacttaaattaatactgttgatataaagaaaagtagatactttaataataaataaactctcttaattggtttttgttttccaatcgaaatcttttcctgtgcaagcacatcgctaacctgtgttggcaaaagatatgattatactgtcttcgatagatagtcggacgatccgctactcggcgaagtagagatgaccgttgtgtcggtggtagctgttacaacagcagtttctaactttacaccatccgtacagtgtgatgaatgcttcactgccttttccaattgcttggcgccagcaattgttgctgtttgtaaagctttagctgtaatgcaaatatatagatgggttaaagtggttttcgtatgttattctacaactcaccctataccatcatcacagcctcctcatcgattttgaatatgtgtactgtttcagtattcagacccagttcgtttggtgcaatattttcgatttgatgaatatgtatgctatccgttaggcagacaattaggtgcaatcgattcattcatatactgtgggtatttgagtcgtagacgcaatggcagatattttgattctttttgaggtgtaacatttgtaaacagttgggtttctctgctgtcaccatcaccactagagagctattgaagaaacgctcgaccaagataatatgtgagatttacacgcatagatttcttccaccttttcacagttattgatggagaaaatgcgaaagccatatttaccatccaataccgaaatagaactgtagaggaagaaacattttataaaatttaataaaatcaaaaaatgatagttgtgctaaaatggggtaacgtattgtatgctAAAGTATAGCggagtctcagcggctttgtcctggtgaaaattgagtttgaataggtattcttcattcttagaaacatgtacgaaggtacctggtaagatattaaaaatcctcaacgctttttttgctataacttaaaaaaactcatattcaaacttctgcttaacttctacatatcaatagctacctttaccaccaggagtcactattgcttctacgcctatgctattgtttcctacatcgatgagctttgtaataaaataaacagctatctccccaatctctccagttttgtcgcctcgcgaaacgtgatattgtcaccaaccaaatcatcggtgaccttatttaaaacatgaccgcgccaaatgtcgaccatatggcattaccctaccgactttcttacaccctaaaattttgggtgtgactttcgatcaggatctacatcttggagagcatgcacaggcaattgtaacgaaaatcgtcgttggtgtgaggtctTAACCGATCtccagatctgtagaaaaggaacttattagcttaatgcttaagatgatgcgggaataaccaagtaagctccttccaacctttgattcgggggatggtataatggtatgaagatgatagcgtgcgacatcgcgagcttgcgatggctggaggaagtggttccaaacctccaaaggcagggcacgaacgctcgttttgagatggtggataaagcgcaaatccccaaggtaacAAAAGtaaaggtatggataccatgcgtgatgaagtcggaggatacactgcgacttttgcagaatcagaatccgaacataccgacacaggattcgaaggtccttactgtatctcggcctacggacgaaggttagttatacatcttccaaataaacaagcaggcggaggatatattgtacgcgcagcttggaaaaatgtccttaggtacaggcaaaatgtatatgcgactcaggaaaagaagtcgcgggtattaaagtcctaacacggtggacgtcgaaaaggacctcaaaagcctaagggaaaaaatacaggtggaggtagcccacgtcaccccgaatgtgttagaaggggaccaacagccagatggtgctgtgagtcgcacagaggaacacccggcacaacaggtacaagaggctgaagggggcttcgaacactctaaaccaaaagggctagaggaggacgacgacgtcacgatgaaggtgctggagggggacaagcagcccattggtactgcgagtcatacagataaacctccaacacagtaaagtggcgtcgagcgaactcctcctcctaacgcgctgatccaggagccgtggcttccatcgggaggaaaggtttctggacttagcgcgcgcggatttggcgtttactatgcgcaaacggaaggacgggtgcgagctgtagtaatggtaaggagacagctgcattcatatatgctgcctaattacactactgaggacttcgtagtggtggtgaaatcgccgggctcagatggtacatgtccggccatgctacaagtttcaagtagggcggtcgtgggatggcttaaaataatattcgctgggtgcataaactgaatcatgtaccgcactcttggagaactgctcgtgtagctttcctaccaaaggcggggaagatcggtcacgtgtatcccaaagattatagacccataatttctgctcaaaacctttgagaggctgatatatgtgtacataaa from Eurosta solidaginis isolate ZX-2024a chromosome 3, ASM4086904v1, whole genome shotgun sequence includes these protein-coding regions:
- the LOC137245277 gene encoding peptidyl-prolyl cis-trans isomerase sig-7-like isoform X1 translates to MSVVIETTIGDITVDLFVDERPISCLNFIKLCKIKYYNFNLFHTIERGFIAQTGDPTGAGNGGSSIWGELDGVSKRFFESETMPKIYHASAGLLSLVSAGKNLVGSQFFFTLAPNLTSLDGAHCVIGEVVEGHDTLRKLNEAIVDENFRPYQDIRITHTVVLEDPFPDPRNLKLPSRSPSPTPQRLQNGRIAADEDIDDTDGKTAQELQEMLADREAKARATILEIVGDLPDAEMAPPENVLFVCKLNPVTTDDDLEIIFSRFGKVKNCEVIRDRKTGDSLQYAFVEFEDQKACEAAYFKMDNVLIDDRRIHVDFSQSVAKVKWRGKGRGVEGSLTNSEFDNLQEADRKQKREGDNERYKRKPEQRMKHISSTERRLAREERHREQREKKYERKEQDICNRDQGSSSYDSKRVRNERYTDERKFTRSPDRHRQSRSHSLERSKKYSSEWRRSPDRHRKSRSRSVDLSKKLSQDRERRNRPDQSRERKQHKSNNSYKEKKTERSSSMKRENSKSKRTKKASAYSSDDSDSSGSDADSDSSSTESSSSSVSSSNEKRRQKRKHKVVKKKKSERKSHKSERNRRK
- the LOC137245277 gene encoding peptidyl-prolyl cis-trans isomerase sig-7-like isoform X2, whose product is MPKIYHASAGLLSLVSAGKNLVGSQFFFTLAPNLTSLDGAHCVIGEVVEGHDTLRKLNEAIVDENFRPYQDIRITHTVVLEDPFPDPRNLKLPSRSPSPTPQRLQNGRIAADEDIDDTDGKTAQELQEMLADREAKARATILEIVGDLPDAEMAPPENVLFVCKLNPVTTDDDLEIIFSRFGKVKNCEVIRDRKTGDSLQYAFVEFEDQKACEAAYFKMDNVLIDDRRIHVDFSQSVAKVKWRGKGRGVEGSLTNSEFDNLQEADRKQKREGDNERYKRKPEQRMKHISSTERRLAREERHREQREKKYERKEQDICNRDQGSSSYDSKRVRNERYTDERKFTRSPDRHRQSRSHSLERSKKYSSEWRRSPDRHRKSRSRSVDLSKKLSQDRERRNRPDQSRERKQHKSNNSYKEKKTERSSSMKRENSKSKRTKKASAYSSDDSDSSGSDADSDSSSTESSSSSVSSSNEKRRQKRKHKVVKKKKSERKSHKSERNRRK
- the LOC137245279 gene encoding complex III assembly factor LYRM7; translated protein: MSHLRREVLKVFKTLHRTRQIVFQGDRQTLEAGRKEINNNFRKNRNERNEDEIKKLIQLAQDVNKELRTNVIQAVQEKEGIYRLRLTEETTRLDNVPFNSNAIFEHATPRHYKGKATGGCSEGKTAASVNPK